Proteins found in one Cervus canadensis isolate Bull #8, Minnesota chromosome 24, ASM1932006v1, whole genome shotgun sequence genomic segment:
- the SGO2 gene encoding shugoshin 2, with translation MEYPAMETSSLFTSGIKKHVKDGRISKTTKLNVSLASKIKTKIINNSSIFKLSLKHNNRALAQALSRERENSRRITTEKMLLQKEVDKLNFENTFLRLKLNNLNKKLIEIEALMNNNLITAIEMSTLSEFHQSPFLPPSSKKKRVSKQCKLTRLPFARVPVTSDDDDEEKEKIQCDDSTISKTSSDSPSLVSARPVSTQNTLRSLFIKENDQNVCSVNDSEHISSIVDILPKENHSHSDQSSRSSLTSEKKNAQAISHKKEKSSPSNVTKRKKRVSSWESDNPADTPCVTDLDQQQVSSPVLNWNNEIKDYTNETNTTMQRNILYLPASSESASEPLTKGMNPLQGNDDSQLQKTVYDDDMDLTASEVSKIVTVSTGTKKKRKKNPDDCGMKTFRKVKDPSSEKKRERSKRQRKNSSGANIEEKIESGPERRSVDLDGEGDSRDPNFIFSNEQMTQLNMLKKITLPNGFDQGDKQSMQCNKKKRIHVTEEQEETYSFSQSSDKFPQDGKFDLGPSSLAYKNSKASRQTFVIHKLEKDNLFSNQKVQETTSENLGVTNEFQTAYLSNKGNAKLCDDETQNMFDLKKHVTDTQPTQQNESKINKKVWQKINRKTEIISKMNQILGDDTKDVQGPEKGNFSFQTREDKETISRNLDVSNEFQKSVLSTVSNGNLCDCKTQNVLGLQKKITDAYPVQQNESRINKTLRQKVNRKTEIISTVNHLDNTSEYCPEKGKEIIPENLVDTREFQTPTLSSKDGRDLYDCDTQNVLGVKMYVHDIQPACQNESKIDKPRQKVCRKTEIISEVNQIYKSDDKGRLDPEKGNLLSLNQKDKETIPENLEDTNEFQIVDPPSGVNRNLCDYETQNLLGVKKRVTDTGKQKESKINKRLGQKVSRKTEIILEMNRKNEFNNKGICDSEKGDFSLTPNNEETISENLKVTHEFQTVYLSTKDDGHLYDYKTQNMLDLTKHVTDKQPTQQNESKINKNLKQKQKVNRKTEIISEMCQIYEDNGKDVHGQESYTKNLDFKINKQRPEGQAVISGYCMEINSDEKENYDEISNPYKPIKKHGKESDKAKNILAKSDNMPVLQLTGPSQMSVLEPGLKHITDEADSDPGDHVEPHRSPRLSTKTLNRKREIHVAEVTKEGECQVKKVNKMTSKSKKKKTFEDASLDRRELMEVISDTIQEMSVEPEYTVKGKKLENVETVKIKPDFYTKMLISLSQMYSPSRQDSSLNSVLEGSVPLSISSNKNLKENFAPESSPIFQVSDEVHEKMKDMKFEVNQRTQRSEIGVRMLQDLTNTSFVSNTAAKFENKVDHLSSELPSRRRRCTPICLKEPSLKGKMRR, from the exons aTGGAGTACCCAGCAATGGAAACTAGTTCACTTTTTACCTCAGGAATTAAGAAACATGTGAAAGATGGAAGAATTTCAAAGACTACTAAGTTGAATGTTTCTCttgcttcaaaaataaaaacaaaaataataa acaattCTTCTATTTTCAAACTTTCTTTAAAGCATAACAACAGGGCATTAGCTCAGGCTCttagtagagagagagagaattctcgAAGAATTACAACTGAAAAGATGCTGTTGCAAAAAGAAGTGGATAAACTGAATTTTGAGAACACATTTCTTCGTCTAAAGCTAAATAATTTG AATAAGAAGCTTATAGAAATAGAAGCACTCATGAACAATAACTTGATAACTGCAATTGAAATGAGCACTCTTTCTGAG TTCCATCAGAGTCCCTTTCTACCGCCAAGTAGCAAGAAGAAACGGGTTAGTAAACAGTGCAAATTGACACGTCTTCCATTTGCAAG GGTTCCAGTAACttcagatgatgatgatgaagaaaaagagaaaatacagtgtGATGACAGCACCATATCAAAGACATCATCTGATAGTCCCTCTTTGGTATCAGCAAGACCAGTATCAACTCAGAATACTTTGAGATCGCTATTCATTAAAGAAAATGATCAGAATGTTTGTAGTGTAAATGATTCAGAACATATTTCTTCTATTGTTGATATACTTCCCAAAG AAAACCATTCCCACTCAGACCAAAGTTCTAGGAGCTCTCTAACAAGTGAGAAGAAAAATGCCCAGGCGAtcagccacaaaaaagagaaGTCATCTCCTAGTAATGTGACTAAAAGGAAAAAACGTGTTTCATCTTGGGAGTCAGATAATCCTGCAGACACTCCCTGTGTAACAGATTTAGATCAACAACAGGTTTCAAGTCCAGTATTAAATTGGAATAATGAGATAAAAGATTACACTAATGAAACAAATACTACAATGCAGAGAAACATATTGTACCTTCCTGCCTCATCTGAATCTGCAAGTGAACCTCTTACAAAAGGCATGAATCCACTTCAGGGTAATGATGACTCTCAGTTGCAGAAAACTGTGTATGATGATGACATGGATTTAACTGCTAGTGAAGTCAGCAAAATTGTTACAGTTTCAACAGGcactaagaagaaaagaaagaaaaatccagatGATTGTGGAatgaaaactttcagaaaagtgaaagatccaagctctgaaaaaaagagagaaagatcaaAGAGACAACGTAAAAATAGTTCAGGTGCGAATATTGAGGAAAAAATTGAAAGTGGACCAGAAAGAAGATCTGTTGACCTGGATGGTGAAGGGGATTCAAGAGATCCAAATTTTATCTTCAGTAATGAACAGATGACTCAGTTGAACATGCTGAAGAAAATAACCCTTCCTAATGGCTTTGATCAGGGTGACAAACAAAGTATGCAGtgtaacaaaaagaaaagaattcatgTAACAGAGGAGCAAGAGGAAACATACTCTTTCTCCCAAAGTTCAGATAAATTCCCACAGGATGGTAAATTTGATTTGGGTCCAAGTTCTCTAGCTTATAAGAATAGTAAAGCTTCTAGACAGACATTTGTGATTCATAAGTTAGAAAAAGATAACTTATTCTCAAACCAAAAGGTTCAAGAAACCACCTCTGAAAACCTAGGTGTCACAAATGAATTTCAAACAGCTTATCTTTCCAACAAAGGTAATGCAAAGTTATGTGATGATGAGACCCAAAATATGTTTGATTTGAAAAAGCATGTCACTGATACACAACCCACTcagcaaaatgaatcaaaaataaataagaaggtttggcagaaaataaatcggaaaacagaaataatttctaaaatgaacCAAATACTTGGGGACGATACTAAAGATGTGCAAGGCCCAGAAAAAGGTAACTTTTCCTTCCAAACCCGAGAGGATAAAGAAACCATCTCTAGAAATCTGGATGTTTCAAATGAGTTTCAGAAATCTGTTCTTTCCACTGTCAGTAATGGAAACCTGTGTGATTGTAAAACCCAGAATGTGTTGGGTTTGCAAAAGAAAATCACCGACGCATACCCtgtgcagcaaaatgaatcaagAATTAATAAGACTCTTAGGCAGAAAGTAAATCGGAAGACAGAAATAATTTCCACAGTGAATCATTTAGATAACACGAGTGAGTACTGCCCAGAAAAGGGTAAAGAAATCATCCCTGAAAACCTAGTGGACACACGTGAGTTTCAAACACCCACTCTTTCTTCCAAAGACGGTAGAGACCTATATGATTGTGACACTCAGAATGTTTTGGGGGTGAAAATGTATGTTCATGATATACAACCTGCTTGTCAGAATGAATCAAAAATAGATAAGCCTAGGCAAAAGGTATGTCGGAAGACAGAAATCATTTCTGAAGTCAACCAAATATATAAGAGTGATGACAAAGGCAGGCTTGACCCAGAAAAAGGTAACTTACTTTCTCTAAACCAAAAAGATAAGGAAACCATCCCTGAAAACCTGGAAGACACCAATGAGTTTCAGATAGTTGACCCTCCCTCTGGAGTTAATAGGAACCTATGTGATTATGAGACTCAAAACCTTTTAGGGGTGAAAAAGCGTGTTACTGATACTGGGAAGCAAAaggaatcaaaaataaataagagactCGGGCAGAAAGTAAGTCGGAAGAcagaaataattttggaaatgaacagaaaaaatGAGTTTAACAATAAAGGTATATGTGACTCAGAAAAAGGTGACTTCTCCCTAACCCCAAATAATGAAGAAACCATTTCTGAAAACCTAAAAGTCACACATGAATTTCAGACAGTTTATCTTTCCACCAAAGATGATGGACATTTATATGATTATAAGACCCAGAATATGTTGGATTTGACAAAGCATGTCACTGATAAGCAACCTACTCAGCAGaatgaatcaaaaataaataagaaccttaagcagaagcagaaagtaaatcggaagacagaaataatttctgaaatgtGCCAGATATATGAGGATAATGGTAAAGATGTGCATGGCCAAGAAAGCTATACaaaaaatcttgattttaaaataaataaacaaagaccTGAAGGCCAAGCTGTTATTAGTGGATACTGTATGGAAATCAACagtgatgagaaagaaaattatgatgAAATTTCAAATCCTTATAAACCAATTAAAAAGCATGGGAAAGAATCAGACAAGGCAAAGAACATTTTGGCAAAAAGTGACAACATGCCTGTTTTGCAGTTGACAGGTCCTTCACAGATGTCTGTCTTAGAACCAGGTTTAAAACATATTACTGATGAGGCAGATTCTGACCCTGGAGACCACGTGGAACCACATAGGAGTCCGAGGCTAAGCACTAAAACTCTGAATAGAAAGAGAGAGATCCACGTTGCGGAGGTGACGAAGGAAGGAGAGTGCCAGGtcaaaaaagtaaataagatgACAtccaaatcaaagaaaaagaagaccttCGAAGATGCTTCTCTGGATAGGCGTGAACTAATGGAGGTGATATCCGACACCATTCAGGAAATGTCAGTTGAACCTGAGTACACTGTTAAGGggaaaaagttggaaaatgtggaAACTGTCAAAATTAAACCAGACTTTTACACAAAAATGTTGATATCTTTATCTCAAATGTATTCACCTAGCAGACAGGATTCTTCCCTTAACAGTGTTCTTGAGGGTTCAGTACCTTTGAGTATTTCTTCtaataaaaatctgaaagaaaattttgCCCCAGAGAGCTCGCCCATCTTTCAAGTAAGTGATGAGGTACATGAGAAGATGAAAGACATGAAATTTGAAGTCAACCAGAGAACACAAAGATCAGAAATAG